A window of Theileria parva strain Muguga chromosome 4 map unlocalized ctg_529, whole genome shotgun sequence genomic DNA:
cCGGCGGTGACCCGTTGAAGTTGTGTTGGCAGTttagtataaattaacttatCCCTTTCCAAATCTTCCCTTTCTCTATCTTCCAAATCCTTTCTACTCTCTGGACCATCTGAAGCTGTCCTTGGAACTTTTAAGTAGTTGAATTTGGATCTGGTCAGGTTTAACTGGGAAGTGTTGAGGGGATAAATGTATGTATATTCATTGGGCAATTCAATGACATGACCTGTAAAGGGAGTGAAATCCATCCTCGAGTGTACGCATAGATTAGCTGGGTGTCTACACAGTTGATCACTGGTTTGGAACATTTGTGGGCAAAATGGGATTTGTTTATTATATGAAATTGCTATTTTACAAGTCGATTTGCAATAACCTTCCGAATCAACTGAATCACAAAATGGGACCAGTACATCATTTGTTCCATCATTATCAAAGTCGCCAAAGGTTATCATTCCATGATTTTTTGGTAATAAGAAATTATTCGAATGTTTATATACTACAGTGCCCGTCTCTGCATCAGATAACCATATGTCAATATACACATCTATTACACTTATTAGTATACGATTACTTTActattaatgttattatgttaattataaaatactaactatatattaggatataaatgtgtaaggtTGAGTAAAACAAACTTCTAAGATGGGGATCTTCGAACATAAGCACGAGGTCTGGTCTACAATCGCCGTTCATATCAATAAAGGCGCAAGAGTGCGGGTTAGGTATGAATCCGTTAACTTCAGAACTAACGGTAAAGGTTTGGACTTTATTGTGAGGAAAGGGTAGGAAAAATTGGCCTAAATTCATCCAGAAGAATAGCTTCAAATCTGGTGTTTGGGCCAAAATATCAAAGTAACCATCGCCATCAAAGTCAGCCACGAGTGGGTGAATTGTGCTGTATTGGTATTGTTTAGGTTGCAAGACTTTAGATTTAATACTATCAAtgtcaaatattttattgtcGGGATTGGAAAACGGGCCGTCCAAAGTTTGCCTAGAGTCCCATGTACTCTTCGTACCAAATTCACCTCCGATGTGTTGGTAGTATACCAGAAAATAGTACAAAGTGTTGGTGTCTCCTGAACTTGGTTTTTTCTTCATAACAAGTAAAAGATCCAAAAAGTCGTTGGAATCAAAGTCCGCCGCTGTAATTCCATCACACTCGCCATCAACTTGAAACTTGTAATACGGGTCACTTTCCCCTGATTTAGTTATATCggaataaatgtaaattgtCGTTTTATCGGAAACTGTATTATATGAATATGTAGCAAAACTTAAACTTCCGGTGTTGTCGAAATCCCCGAAATCTCCCACCAACCCCTTCCCTGTGAACTTTGAGGATTCAAGCCTGAAGTCATAGGAGTGAGTTTGGGCtggaaaaattaatatgaaAAGGAAAAAAGCTGAGGAAATAGAGTTAACAAGAGGAATCCTACAAATTCTCTCTAATTTCCGGGataaattcatatttaataCTAAATTAAAGGTATCTGCATTTTAAAATGGAGttttaaatcaaaaaaGCATTCgaaatttgattttataaatatttaacattttaatacacatttctgcgatataaattttatttccaTTTATTCTATTGAATCACATTTTATAACTTCTGGCACACCATTCTcacaataattatttttacccatttttattatttattttattaaattatacttgGCTAATAAAACTACTTCAGAGttctaattattatatataatataattgttaatttgatgtaggaaatttaaattaggttgaaatgtttaattaacctttttagaattatttttcttaGAAATAGTTTCTTTAtatcttttaaatatattttctCGACCCTTTAACTTTatctgtaaaattatttttccctgtgtaaaaaattctatgagttaattatatatgaGCGGGTCCATTGACGGATAGATGTGTAGAAGAAGGAATAATTAAAGTAGGAACTTCACGTATGAATCTTTTAATTCTACCGATAAGGCCCTAAAATAGAATGATTATTTTGGAAAATACCGTAGTTCGATATGAAGCGTCCTCAAGTAAATTGACATTAATTCTTGAGTATCTCCTGTTCGTATTAAATTCTATATAACATACTCTGGTTTTTTTCCGAGTGCCAAAAGCTTCAAATTCTCGTAAGTAGTAATTCCAAGGATATATTCGCCGGTGGATACATTTAAGTAAAGAGGCAGGCCACCCTCTCCACAGAAATTCATAGCACTAGAAAATAACTAATCGACATTTAACAAGTTATATTGAACTTACTTCGTAGTTTTTATGATCGTCAACTTGAATCACTTCAATGTGTAATCCTGTATCCTTTGATACTTTATCAATTATGGGCAACATcaactatatataataacaatattgtatatatcactgaattaaataattatggCTGATCTAATGTAAATACTTTTGAGAATTCGGAGTTACTGTGAAAAGCCAACAGTTCAGGAATTTTAGGCCTTTTCTTAAAGAATCCAAAGATACTTAAATACGGTCCATTTTGTACCTgacaaataaattaagttatttaCGAATTAGTATATATGTGTATGTAGCAAAAAAGATCAATTAAAAACCTAACAtgatatttattaattaaaacaGCTTGAGATTCCTTTACAAATAAGaatataatgtatattGCGATTGTAAATGCGATATAAGGTGTGTTAAGTAGTGTTTGCATAAAATGAAAAGTAAGAATCTTGACCTGTTGTGAGGCCATacattattgttatttaattagtttatgtattaatgtgtataatatttttaattttgttattttttacaaactTTGGTTCGactatttattttaaaaggAGCCCTTTTAACTACCTTTCATTCTTACTGGACAATTCATCAGGTTCAGGCCGCGACTCATTTAGCAATGGCCCACAACTTGATAAATCTAGTCAAAAAAGTATTAAAAAGAAGACTGAAACTGAAAACGTTTTAAACCCAGTAACATATGATAAGATTCCTGTTTTTTGTGGTAAAGACGATTctgatttattaaaaactCCCTATAAACATGGgaattatacatatttcATGGATTATGAAGATGCTTTGGAAgttgtaaataactattttacCCATAATAGGCAAGGTATTTTTGACACAATCAATCATATTTCTATTCAGAAACTAAGAATCATTTTGGCGTTGTAGAGTGTATTAGCCTTAAAAAATGGTTTGAAATGGTCGATCCTTCAAAAAAAcgtattaaaaattatagaaTTCCTAAGCTTTTACCCTCAAAACATcaagtataatttacacatccTTCCCTGgttattagttatataaacTTACTCCTCCTTCATTCAATTTCATAATATAAGttaatatcatttttagaATGATAAATTGGTATATAAATTGAAGAATGGAGGTTATCAAGTTCCGATTCCAGTGTATTATTCAGTGGAGTTTGTGGTATCGAAGAGGAATTTTTGGAGCTTTTTAACTGGTACAAAATCTACGAGAAGTATGGTATACTTTTTTAATTACCAGGATTTAATGGATGAAATTTTAAGGATAGAAGATAAGGCTGAAAGGAACAAAGCCCTTGCCAACATTAACGTTGCCTCTCTCCTTACCCTTTTAACCGTAAGTTTACtgtgataaataatttaatggtTAGAGAAAAGATGTTGGggaaattttatttgttcCAAGCAGTCAAAATCGTAATGCAATGGCCGACTTTACCCGTGATCCTACACCGTGGTTTTTATAATCCACACTTTTTTATTACCactcattattaatattttttaaataaattaataattttataaattttacgtattatataattttttccttttaattgtttaatattatttgtgATTTTAATAGTGTGTTAATATTGGCAATGTGCTTAtgatagtaataaaatgCCAAGAGGAAGGAAGGTATTTGTTAGTTTTAGCTTATtgatttttagaaaattaaaactaatgACGAGCAGCATATTACACaccaaaataaatataatttcaatCATAAAGCTTTTGGTAATATTCTAGCTATCATTTATGCTAAtacacacattttttactccaatttattacttattaTTCCATATCATGTAAaagattttatatttatccaTAAATATTGCTTTAGAAGTCATAAGTAACCAGAATATTGAGGAAGATTGTATGATATTGGAGAAATTTGGCGTTCCAATTCCTCCTAaagtattaaatttgaatctAGGTCCTGGGCTGAACCAGTTTAGTCTTGTAATGaatgtatttttagttGATATTTTACTGTAAATTTAGGtattttctaaatattCTGAGTTTCTTCTAAAATCTATTGAGGATTCTAAAGATGAGCGTTTCTTAAAAAGGAAAGTAATGTTCACAAAACTCggtatattttaatttaccTGGATACTCACACTCCCACTTAATTAATGATCctatacaataatattttcataTAATTATTGTAGTCAAGGCTGTAAATTTGAAGTTTATTTGCTCATTTCGGTGGAAATATTTCGATATTTTACTTCTAAAACGGGTAATACTCATATTTTACTACTTATATAAGGATTTTATTGTATTAACTAGTAAATATTGTGTAACTACATTCTGTTTTAGATTGATAGGAGTTCTTTTGGGATTAACAGTAATGTTAAGAATGTTAGTTCTGGTCTTTAAACTATTGTTTAGGTTAAGGAATATTTAAAGATTTATAAATCATTGTGGCAAGAACACTGTAAATCTATGCAAAGGTTTAGTTTACTcaattgttaataatttagattATTTACGCATAAATTAACTGCCATAATAATCTAAAGGTTACTGGGCGAATGGAATGAGGCCACTTGTATAACTAAAGTGTATGGACTTGAACAGATAAATGAGGCCAATATTTCATCTGTCGTGTCCAAATTAAACGAACTAGTGGAAGAGTGTACTTCTCAGCCAGACCCCTATGAGAACAGAGTAGAAGATAACGCGGAACTTAACCAAAAGAGCGCCAGTGGTTTGTTGAGAGAAGTGATAGTGAACGATGAGTATAAGGAGAGTTTAGAAGTATTGAAGAGTAAAATAGAAAGTGCACGATTCACGAGGATTAATCAGTTGCAGTTAATGGTAACTTGATACTGTTTACAAATGTAATTTAGGTTAATAGAATCATTGGAAAATACGAAGACTTACTGAATAAAGTTGAAACATACAATGATTCACTGGTATGTAATTACTTATTCCTACAATTCACTTGGTTAATTACAACTTATTTATAAGTATAAGGCGTAAACAATGTAAAATTCTTTATAGGTGAAATTATCTGCCTGTATATCCGAAAAGATGTTCAGTCGAATGAGTATAAAAGAATACGTTAAACTTATAcaagtattattttacaaatttttacatattttcaAAAGTTAAATGTATATAACTAGTGCAATTGCTTATAGGAGATGCCTCATATGGGTtagaatatataattttgaaatgGTGAAGAAGTTCACTCCGGATGACATAATATCGcagaatttaattaaaacttCCGTTCAGAGGAATATCAAACTGAAcgttaatttgttttatacACTATTCAGctctatttatatatttttctCAGTTTAACCCGTAGAAAACACTTTTTCTTCTTAGAAAATTTATGATTCTatgaattattaatttttactttaGATTGTGAAGGAATATCCTCTTTTAAAGGACACCATTGATGTGATTTTCCCTAAAAAAATGCAGATTTATTTGGCAAAATGGTAAAAACATTATtcacttaattttttattattttgtttaaattttattttagccAGGAACATGTAAACTTATTGCTGGTTGGAGGTGAAATAATGTTTATCCAGCACAGGGATGGTCCTTGGATACCATCTCTTCGTTTGGTACACAAATGtaattttcatatttatttttcaagttttgAGTTATTCTACTTATACATTATCGAGTTTAGCAGTTTTAATTGAGTTTAACAGTTTAACGAGGTCTTAATTGTTGTTTAGACCCTGATATTCTTCCTAAGATGCAGGTGGATAGTGGCGCCATTAAGTTTGTTTTGAGAGGATCCAACATAATGTGCCCTGGACTAACATCTGAGGGTGGTAAAATGGATGACGTTGAGGCTGATACAGTTGTTGTACTAATTCTACTCACTTATGCAGTTTATTTACCCCTTTCTACCCtccataattatataaatattaatttccTTCAGCAAGTGACTGCTTCTGGGAGATATAACGCCTGTGCAGTTGGACTAACTACGATGTCAACCAAGgaaatgtaatttttaacctttAAATCCTCTTAGTTTAGAAAAGAATAAGGACGTTTGTATTCAGACTGTCCACTATTTGAACGATGGATACTGGCAATTCAACGCTGATAAGTATGGCTACTCTCCctaatgtaaatatattttcattcactataaacttaatatactatactaactatgtatatgtatataatcAATAGTATATACTGTTCACGTTGTATATTACTATGAGTACAAACTAAGTATAGTGtgtatactatatatattgtatGATTGAAATTAGTGTTTAAAGAGGTTATGAGAGGACTTTTAGGAAAATATCCTTTATGACTCCAATGTACTCGAAGCTCATAATTGAATGAAAGTTTGAGTCGACTTGCAAATATTGGCAGTGTTCCCCTTCCAGACGTTCATACAGTTCATTAGAGCCCTACATTCATTGTTAATAACAatcataaatatataattgaatTGACATGTGATAAAGATACATTGATATGGCATGAAGGATCGTGGCTTGAGTGTAGTATGAGTGTCTTGATTTGCTTAGGATAAAACCTAACGTTTTCAAACACTTCTCTACACGCCTTAATAACTTGGTGGCCTTTCAAATGAGTCAGCTTCCTGATATAAAAATACGGGTcctaaaatcaaattaatctcagttaattcaaatttataatactgatttaatttataactatataaattgaATATATATATCTAATACCggttaaataaatgtataaCTATAGGGGTTGGCTAAATGTAAATCCAatagaaattaaataaatgtataaGTATATGaattatgtaaatacaTATGTGCATGTAATAGGGAAAAATACATGGAAGCGTTTGTAGAGTCTGAAGGTGGTGGTGTAATCACGGTATTTGAGTGGAACAGTGTCGTGAGAAGGGATAAACATGGAAGTGACTCTGAAGAAAATCGGAAATATCTTCTTAATAGTTTTAGTTAAGAGGTCCAAGATGTTATACATTCCAGACACACTTATAAAAACATCCACCAAGTTGTTTTCATTCATACGGGTGTTTTGCCCCAAAACTTGTTTTTTGGGTGTACAAGATTGGTCAGTGTCATCGTCAGCATCAGTTTTGGGTAAGGAATTATAATGTTCAATTGCCTGTAAACAGATATTAGCGCCCATAGAATGCCCAATTAGCACAAATTGATCCTTTTGTTTACTTTCTTTTGATAGGGGTGTATTGATATGGTTCCTTAAAGTATATCCTGACTCGTTACTTATTGGGCTATTGTTCATACTACTGAAGTACTCTGTGTTACTTTCCTGGTCCTCAGTGGAGAATTGGGTGAATTCATGACCAAAACGTAGGTTTGGTGAACTTGTTGGATATTGagttagtgtgtaagagtCGGAGTTGTCAAAAAACTTACCCGACCTGACAATTTCAACGAATTGAAGAAGATCACTGACGTAATCCTGGAAGTCTGTGACGTAACACCTGATGCTAGTGAAACTTTCAGATAATCCATGAGCTTGTAAATCCATTGCGTAGACGTTATATCCCAGTTTATTCAGTAATTCCACCAAACTTCCAGTGTAACTACAAGATTTGAACACATCGAGAATGTTGTCCATGTACTGATTAGAGGAGTTGAAAAGCTCATAATATTTCCTACTATGAGAGACTGACGTATTGAGTTTATAGGCTGGGTAACCAAAAGACCTATATTCAGACATATTATTCGTGTACCCTATCCTCGTATTATAGGGGTCCCTATAATGGTTCTTtgtattttgtatattaaaatggCTTAGATGAGGTCTTCTTCTAGTAATCGCAGTGTTAAAACCATACTTATACctttttaagtttattaGCTTATGAAATCTCAGTCTGTGGAGTGGATTTTTACGAATCAGCATTATGTTCATACTTTGTCTTTTTTTATACCCATACAGTACACCCCTGTGACTCATTATAGAGCCTAACAGTGTTCTTTTATGAATAAAACGCGAGGGTGAAGGAGCAATTGAGGGAGTAAAGTAAGGATTTAAATTGAGATAATTGATTTTTTGCAAGAGctttgtaaaatttgtgGCCATGAATTGGTCCATGAAGCTGGAGGCAACCCCATGGAccaaaataacatttttcCTGCTAGAGAATTCGTGAAATCTGTTTACTTTTTTGGGGCATGTATAATTTTCTGAAGGAGAAAAGTATGTTCTGATGTGTAAATtcttgttatttttaaatgtgttggaGAAAATTTTACCTTGGAACACCTCATCTTGGATGTGTAAATTCTTCCTTAAAAGGTTCCTCATGTGCACTACTCTTGAGAATCTATTCCTGTGCATAAAATTTGGTCTTCTACTAATTCCAAAGCTATTGGATCTACTTGTACTTCTAGTGCTGGCCATACTATTGGAAAATTCGAAATTAGGCTTGTAATAAGAAAAGCTGGAAAACGTTGACACGTAATCTGAATAACTTACCAATGACCAGGTTGAGTCCCTCTTcttaaagtataaaatggTATTTACACTTTCAGGACTGTTCTCATTTTGTTCATACATTCCTGAATTCAGTTGTGCGGTATCTAAAACTAAGTCGGAAGAACGAGAGTGGGATAATCCATAGAGCCCATTAGTAGTAGGACATGCTGAGGGTGGTGACAAGGATCCGGATAATTTAGAAGGTAAGTTGAGGGTAGATAAAACAATGTAGAAGATAACAAGTTCATCGTTGTACAAGTGTAAATTCACATGTAGAACGTTTTCAATTTTGGAAcattttagtaaaaatcGTTCCAGGTAAATTTCCTTTAAAAAGAAACCTGGCTTTGGTTTAATGGAAAGGTTGGTAACCTTTTCACAAAATGTTTTAGTCACAAAGAACATATCCTCATCAATGTCGTCTATTTTAAGAGGTATATTCTTATAATAGTAACAATAAAGATCACGATCCAGGTTACACACTTCTCCATTCACTCCAGTTTTGCCAAATTCCATTTCAAAGTGGCTAAAAAATTCCTCTTTTGACAGCTCAGTCCAACAATACATCGatcttttaaaatataaattctTCCTTCTTCCAACTGCACTAGTGTGAGAGTCCGGGGGATAATCGAATGGGTTATCAGAGTCACATTCGATAACAAGATGTAGATAAGAGTATTTAGTTCTGGGATAAGCAAAGGCTGTAATACACTTCTCGTTAGGAGAACTCGAACGCCAAATTTCAAATAGGCCTGATTTAACCTTTGTTAGTTTATAGCCAAGTTTCGGCAAAAACACATCAATTAAAAGTCTGTGAGAGttattaatgaaaaatagATGGTGGTTCAGCTTTGAACCCAGATTAAGTTCAACATCGCAGAAAAACTGATGTAGCTCAACAACTTCGTTAAGCTTCTCAAAGAAATCTGTTGATTTAACTCGGCACCAATTCGCTTTTGGATGATTTCGATCGtctttattttgttttttctGATTTAACTGTGTGTTCGCAGGAGTAGAATCGTTAACGGGGGAATATAAGTCagaatttacaaaatacaGTGATTTTGAATCTcctttattataaatattgatGTAGAGGAAGAGGAATGAGTTATTATGTTGAGAAATCGTAACTTTTCTGCAAAATGTTAAGCCGTCAGTCTCCCATAAAATGGCTTTTGAATTTGTAACCTTTCCAAACCTATATCCTGGTTTAGGTgcataatttaaattcaaaaaattgTAGACGTTTTCCTTCCAGTGGTTGATTTTATTCAAGTCCACGTTAATTGAGTCAACCGCTAAATTTACAAGTTCGCAAGCCATTTCGTTCTTTGGGAGATAATTCCAGTTTCTTCAGCTAAACAGACATTTGAAgtagaaaattttaatagcATAGATTCAAATTAAACTTTGTTTCATCattttagtattataggGTTAATGGAACATCGACTAATTAGTGTTTAACACCATTAGCCAACTATCTCTAGTCTTTTAAAATGCTCTTGTTTGAGTTATCTTATTTTGGGTTTAAATTtgccatttttaaaatcttatGACGTTTTACccattttatttatgtcttttttaaaacttGATTTACACATCTTATACGCATATTTATAATGTATTATCCTTCCACATACAGTTACTTatagaatatataaaatagaCTTTTATAGTACaaagaatattaaaagGTGTTAATTAATGAAGTGAACCAGTAATATGTATTTTCGAGTGAGTTTCCTgtaacaattatatatagagacaaatttaaaatacctgTGTTTGTATTTATATCAATCCATGTAATCTGTGAAGACGTTAATTGGTTGAGTACAATTTGTGACCTTTCAATGGTCCAACCCAAGTGGTTTGACAAATCCAAGCAGGTGATTCCTCTTTTGAGTTCTGTGGCCACTTTAATGCATTCACAATGGACGTTTGAAAGGTCAGGATTAGTAACAAAGAAGTATTTGTCGTTTACTTCAAGCACTTTGATTGAATCACCAAAAACTTTAAACTCTTTTGAGGCCTTTAGTAAATCGTTCTGAGTGAGTTTGTAGCTTTTTGGAAACATTTCAAGGACGTGACTAAGCTCGCAAATACCGCCGTTTTCGTTCCTTGTGTTTATGCAAATTTCAAGTATTAAAGTACAAATTTCCGGTAAGAACCAGCTTACTGATCCAAAAACTCTAGAAAAGTTAGGCCTTATTCTCGGACTTAATTCCAGGACGTCAATAGATAAAATATCACAAATTTCCAGAAATTTTAGCCTAAAATGATGGTCtgaatttattttatcatgaTGGCGCCTTACaaaattctcaaaattTGTTCTGAAgtcatttaaaatactcaaGTACCTCTCGCGATTCTCTGATGATACTTGACTAGACAACAACCTTAGCCTTTCATCGTTTCTATCtttatcaataatatcTGAACCCCCCAGTCCCATcttcataatttatatattttaaggTTATTTCATACTCCAAATCTccatataatatataggGTCTGAAAGTGGACCCTACTGTTTAGAAAATCTATACTTAAGTAGTTGTTTTGTTCTATGTAAATCTGTATTGAGTTTTGCGTGTTGTTTATCCACCAGTGAATCAATGCTAAAGTTATTTAACTGTGATCGAAATGCGCAGGGAACAggtaaatttgataatgcCCTTTTAAAGGCTGTAAAGATGGGCAAATTCCCTGGAACAAAAGGACTAAGCTGTGGTAGTCTTATTATTGGAAATCCTATACAATTCATTATACaatactatgtatatataataaaaaactaaatagGTGATGTTAATGTGTATGGATACCTGCAGGAACTCTTGCTACGTGGTGGTGTATTTTACCTTTACCTTGTCCCATTTTGACGCCATCTGGCTTTTTGGTTACGGGATAAGTTGCATGAACATCTACAAACCTTTCAGttttcttttttaaaaCTCTCTTAAGGGACATACGAACCTTTTCCAAAACATCCGCCTTAATCCTTCTAGGTGTTAGAGTGATTAAAGACTTTCCAAGAGTTATTTGTGGCTTTGTTAAAGGAATAATTCTACCCTTTGGGACCTTGTAATTAACAGGTAAGGGAggtttataaaaaatgggCGGCATGATTATGGTCACACATAATGTGTGAATctcatttaaaaaattaaggttaaaaaatgtgtaaatttattttaaaaattatggtacaagtaatttattaaattagtgtaaaaaacaataaaataacggaaatattgttaaataaaatacaatgtgggtattaaaatacaatttCTTAGAACCGGATAATATTAGGCTATGGTCTATAAATAGGTTAATTAAATCCTGAATTGGTGCTAAACAAATTGGTCAACAGTATATAGTCAACGGCGACGGGAATCGAACCCGCAATCTTCGGTTCCGTAGACCGACGCCTTATCCATTGGGCCACGCCGTCCCTCAACATGggtcaaaattttaaattatatttatttatgagTAAGAGGGGGAGATAATAGCTGAAAATAGGAAAtgtaaatgttaaatacaTAAAGAAGGAATGTAATTGGAGTtctataaataaaaatttttgtGGAAGGTGatctaataattaattgaatttaatgaaaaaggTACTGGTCACCAAAACGAAGTCAAttggtatataattgtaaatttaaaaatgtaaaatatatcaaatCTAATATTGGGTATTGGAAAAAGGCGATGTGGCCTAATGGATAAGGCGTCGGTCTTCGGAACCGAAGATTGCGGGTTCGAGTCCCGTCGTCGCTGTATGCAacaaatttgaatatttaatttcatttagttcttgattaaattattcaacaCGAGGAATGGGATGGAAGGTTAATATCTAgttatagtaatagtatttttGACATTTGGTTTAATACCACACACATTGGAGCAAAATTAACCCTTTTATTAAtccaaaattaaattaaaagaataaaacaatcccttgattttattttggGTTGTCGAGGGTGTTAAAAATTGGGGTTCTAAAAAGTAGTTAAGACTCGAAAGAAACCTAATAAAGAAAAAAGCAATTTCAAACTACGTACATTATTCAATAGAATCCTGttgatttttaaatttaataggAAAAAATTTAAGTCATGGGGTTTTACAAGTGTGTGCTTATTTCTATTTAAACAAACTTTCTTTACAGGATTCTCATTTTACTTAACTCTAATTTTCTCTATATTCTTTGTAAACCATGTTGTTTTTAGTCTATTTGGCACCTTTCCATAAAATATTAcctacacaattttacaatccataaaatcattatttataccGTATTCCAGTATACCAGCTTACTGAAATTacttttcatttttttagtattttttgCTCACCTCgttaatttgtaatatacttattttGATAAGGTCTCGTTCTTTCggaaatttttataattaatattctttcaagggttaatttaattttttcatttgtCTATCAATCACCGGCTTCTATTccttttatattttaatgattcTTTTGAAAATTCGTTATCAGGTCTACTTTTAAggttatatttatttaaccaatttaataacgttttaattaaaatatgcCCTTAATTTGAAAGTAATGTGTtgaaatttgaaaatggaATCAGGAAAACAGTCAGAAAATAAGGAACATAGTCCAAGGGAAA
This region includes:
- a CDS encoding T-cell immunomodulatory-like protein, translating into MNLSRKLERICRIPLVNSISSAFFLFILIFPAQTHSYDFRLESSKFTGKGLVGDFGDFDNTGSLSFATYSYNTVSDKTTIYIYSDITKSGESDPYYKFQVDGECDGITAADFDSNDFLDLLLVMKKKPSSGDTNTLYYFLVYYQHIGGEFGTKSTWDSRQTLDGPFSNPDNKIFDIDSIKSKVLQPKQYQYSTIHPLVADFDGDGYFDILAQTPDLKLFFWMNLGQFFLPFPHNKVQTFTVSSEVNGFIPNPHSCAFIDMNGDCRPDLVLMFEDPHLRNVYIDIWLSDAETGTVVYKHSNNFLLPKNHGMITFGDFDNDGTNDVLVPFCDSVDSEGYCKSTCKIAISYNKQIPFCPQMFQTSDQLCRHPANLCVHSRMDFTPFTGHVIELPNEYTYIYPLNTSQLNLTRSKFNYLKVPRTASDGPESRKDLEDREREDLERDKLIYTKLPTQLQRVTAGDFNNNGFLDLIIPMKVVDSRSKYSSKDEKSGKVSESVKYLSLIAKNSSKDKGEASYDEFIPVIIDNPDATLTHVTTADIVDRRMLNMIVFLKSGEKLSCLYYSLYRETIDLFMKLMTKYMVIDESKYPDNYFISGSNNNVVYTLRLVYTGVGLTYKLTVIDIHGIKFAKTATLRPQTAYSPLYTPFTFIGLGKTNNYVEEFYLGASSSDKNCFHMWISIIPSCTVITVPVPLESPSQWVLKLSIIPGKKLFTILITTSVSLIIFGIIVLIFDFKEKREDFIQAKGFRQKFIIN
- a CDS encoding putative integral membrane protein, yielding MQTLLNTPYIAFTIAIYIIFLFVKESQAVLINKYHVQNGPYLSIFGFFKKRPKIPELLAFHSNSEFSKLMLPIIDKVSKDTGLHIEVIQVDDHKNYELFSSAMNFCGEGGLPLYLNVSTGEYILGITTYENLKLLALGKKPERYSRINVNLLEDASYRTTGLIGRIKRFIREIKLKGRENIFKRYKETISKKNNSKKVN
- the tma20 gene encoding Translation machinery-associated protein 20; this encodes MVKKFTPDDIISQNLIKTSVQRNIKLNIVKEYPLLKDTIDVIFPKKMQIYLAKCQEHVNLLLVGGEIMFIQHRDGPWIPSLRLVHKCNFHIYFSNPDILPKMQVDSGAIKFVLRGSNIMCPGLTSEGGKMDDVEADTVVQVTASGRYNACAVGLTTMSTKEILEKNKDVCIQTVHYLNDGYWQFNADKYGYSP
- a CDS encoding Alpha/beta hydrolase family protein, coding for MACELVNLAVDSINVDLNKINHWKENVYNFLNLNYAPKPGYRFGKVTNSKAILWETDGLTFCRKVTISQHNNSFLFLYINIYNKGDSKSLYFVNSDLYSPVNDSTPANTQLNQKKQNKDDRNHPKANWCRVKSTDFFEKLNEVVELHQFFCDVELNLGSKLNHHLFFINNSHRLLIDVFLPKLGYKLTKVKSGLFEIWRSSSPNEKCITAFAYPRTKYSYLHLVIECDSDNPFDYPPDSHTSAVGRRKNLYFKRSMYCWTELSKEEFFSHFEMEFGKTGVNGEVCNLDRDLYCYYYKNIPLKIDDIDEDMFFVTKTFCEKVTNLSIKPKPGFFLKEIYLERFLLKCSKIENVLHVNLHLYNDELVIFYIVLSTLNLPSKLSGSLSPPSACPTTNGLYGLSHSRSSDLVLDTAQLNSGMYEQNENSPESVNTILYFKKRDSTWSLVSYSDYVSTFSSFSYYKPNFEFSNSMASTRSTSRSNSFGISRRPNFMHRNRFSRVVHMRNLLRKNLHIQDEVFQGKIFSNTFKNNKNLHIRTYFSPSENYTCPKKVNRFHEFSSRKNVILVHGVASSFMDQFMATNFTKLLQKINYLNLNPYFTPSIAPSPSRFIHKRTLLGSIMSHRGVLYGYKKRQSMNIMLIRKNPLHRLRFHKLINLKRYKYGFNTAITRRRPHLSHFNIQNTKNHYRDPYNTRIGYTNNMSEYRSFGYPAYKLNTSVSHSRKYYELFNSSNQYMDNILDVFKSCSYTGSLVELLNKLGYNVYAMDLQAHGLSESFTSIRCYVTDFQDYVSDLLQFVEIVRSGKFFDNSDSYTLTQYPTSSPNLRFGHEFTQFSTEDQESNTEYFSSMNNSPISNESGYTLRNHINTPLSKESKQKDQFVLIGHSMGANICLQAIEHYNSLPKTDADDDTDQSCTPKKQVLGQNTRMNENNLVDVFISVSGMYNILDLLTKTIKKIFPIFFRVTSMFIPSHDTVPLKYRDYTTTFRLYKRFHDPYFYIRKLTHLKGHQVIKACREVFENVRFYPKQIKTLILHSSHDPSCHINGSNELYERLEGEHCQYLQVDSNFHSIMSFEYIGVIKDIFLKVLS